AGAATACTGGACGGTGATAACCAACCCGCAAATCGTGGCGGCCTATAAAGTTACCCTGATCTCAGCGGCGGTCGCCTCGTTATTTAACGGTGTGTTTGGCATGCTGATGGCCTGGATCCTGACCCGCTATACCTTCCCCGGGCGCAGCCTGCTGGATGCACTGATGGACTTACCCTTCGCGCTGCCAACCGCCGTTGCGGGCCTGACGCTGGCCTCGCTGTTTTCGGTGAACGGCCTTTACGGCGAGTGGCTGGCGGGCTTAGGTATCAAGGTCACTTATACCTGGCTCGGGATTGCTGTTGCCATGGCTTTTACCAGCATCCCGTTTGTGGTACGTACCGTACAGCCGGTGCTGGAAGAGCTGGGGCCGGAGTATGAAGAGGCGGCACAAACCCTGGGGGCAACCCGCTGGCAGAGCTTTCGCCGGGTGGTCTTGCCGGAGCTCTCTCC
This Shimwellia blattae DSM 4481 = NBRC 105725 DNA region includes the following protein-coding sequences:
- the cysT gene encoding sulfate/thiosulfate ABC transporter permease CysT, giving the protein MFAVASKRVLPGFTLSLGTSLLFVCLILLLPLSALVMQLAQMSWSEYWTVITNPQIVAAYKVTLISAAVASLFNGVFGMLMAWILTRYTFPGRSLLDALMDLPFALPTAVAGLTLASLFSVNGLYGEWLAGLGIKVTYTWLGIAVAMAFTSIPFVVRTVQPVLEELGPEYEEAAQTLGATRWQSFRRVVLPELSPALIAGVALSFTRSLGEFGAVIFIAGNIAWKTEVTSLMIFVRLQEFDYPAASAVASVILGASLLLLFSINTLQSRFGRRVVGH